A window from Micromonospora profundi encodes these proteins:
- a CDS encoding heavy metal translocating P-type ATPase, which translates to MPPLSPPDPDRKRHGIPAAHTGHDKHAGHDKHAGQNMHAGHDKHAGHDPAMFRRRFWVCLVLTIPVVVTSQLVSDQLGLSWDFPGRSWLGPVLGSVVFWWGGWPFLVGAVREVRDRAPGMMLLIAMAITVAYTASLATSVGAFDLDFWWELAALVTIMLLGHWQEMKAIGQARGALAALAALLPDEAERVATDGQVEAVPVTDLRVDDVVLVRPGGRVPADGRIVDGSAELDESMITGESRPVARSAGDRVVAGTVATDSAIRVRVEALGEQTALAGIQRMVAQAQASGGRAQLLADRFAAALFYVATGTAVLTVLVWTALGRPDEAVIRAVTVLVIACPHALGLAIPLVVALSTALAARSGILVKDRLALERMRTVGAVLFDKTGTLTRGEHVVTDVVVAPGTDRDEVLRIAAGVESDSEHPLARAIVSAAGRAGPAPAAGFRSLPGRGVQATIDGAEYAVGGPALLRERGLSLPADVEEATGRWSTRGAAVLHLVRLPETVLGAFALTDEVRPEARRAIDELRAEGVRTIAMITGDARPVAEAVAAELGFRPGVDEVFAEVLPAEKDSRVAELQRRGLTVAMVGDGVNDAPALARADVGIAIGAGTDVAIESAGVVLASSDPRGVGAVVRLSRASYRKMRQNLAWAAGYNVVALPLAAGVLAGAGVALSPAVAALLMSASTIVVALNAQLLRRVRLGPAAD; encoded by the coding sequence ATGCCGCCTCTGTCACCGCCCGACCCCGACCGCAAGCGGCACGGCATCCCCGCCGCACACACCGGGCATGACAAGCACGCCGGGCATGACAAGCACGCCGGGCAGAACATGCACGCCGGGCATGACAAGCACGCCGGGCACGATCCGGCGATGTTCCGTCGCCGCTTCTGGGTCTGCCTGGTGCTCACCATCCCGGTGGTGGTGACCAGTCAGCTCGTATCGGATCAGTTGGGTCTGAGCTGGGACTTCCCCGGCCGGTCCTGGCTGGGCCCGGTGCTCGGCTCGGTGGTGTTCTGGTGGGGTGGCTGGCCGTTCCTGGTGGGCGCGGTCCGGGAGGTGCGGGACCGGGCGCCGGGCATGATGCTGCTGATCGCGATGGCGATCACAGTGGCCTACACCGCGTCGCTGGCTACCAGCGTGGGTGCCTTCGACCTGGACTTCTGGTGGGAGTTGGCAGCGCTGGTCACCATCATGCTGCTCGGGCACTGGCAGGAGATGAAGGCCATCGGGCAGGCCCGGGGCGCACTCGCGGCACTGGCCGCGCTGCTGCCGGACGAGGCCGAGCGGGTGGCCACGGACGGGCAGGTCGAGGCGGTGCCGGTGACCGACCTGCGGGTGGACGACGTGGTGCTGGTCCGCCCGGGGGGTCGGGTGCCGGCGGACGGTCGAATCGTCGACGGCAGCGCGGAGCTCGACGAATCGATGATCACCGGCGAGTCGCGGCCGGTCGCGCGGTCGGCGGGCGACCGGGTGGTGGCCGGCACCGTGGCCACCGACTCGGCGATCCGGGTACGCGTCGAGGCGCTCGGCGAGCAGACCGCGCTCGCCGGCATCCAGCGGATGGTCGCGCAGGCGCAGGCCTCCGGTGGCCGCGCGCAACTGCTTGCCGACCGGTTCGCCGCCGCGCTGTTCTACGTGGCCACCGGCACGGCCGTGCTGACAGTGCTGGTCTGGACGGCGCTCGGCCGGCCCGACGAGGCGGTGATCCGCGCGGTCACCGTCCTGGTGATCGCCTGCCCGCACGCGCTCGGGCTGGCCATCCCCCTGGTCGTCGCGCTGTCGACCGCGCTGGCCGCGCGGTCCGGGATCCTCGTCAAGGACCGGTTGGCGTTGGAGCGTATGCGCACGGTGGGCGCGGTGCTCTTCGACAAGACCGGCACCCTGACCCGGGGCGAGCACGTGGTCACCGACGTGGTGGTGGCACCGGGCACCGACCGGGACGAGGTGCTGCGCATCGCGGCGGGCGTCGAGTCCGACAGTGAACATCCGTTGGCCCGCGCGATCGTGTCGGCGGCCGGTCGCGCCGGCCCGGCTCCGGCTGCCGGATTCCGGTCGCTGCCGGGCCGTGGAGTGCAGGCCACCATCGACGGCGCGGAGTACGCGGTGGGCGGGCCGGCGCTGCTGCGGGAACGGGGACTGTCGCTTCCGGCGGACGTGGAGGAGGCGACCGGGCGGTGGTCGACGCGAGGTGCGGCGGTGCTGCATCTGGTACGGCTGCCGGAGACCGTGCTCGGCGCGTTCGCGCTTACCGACGAGGTACGTCCGGAGGCCCGTCGGGCCATCGACGAGCTGCGCGCCGAGGGTGTCCGGACGATCGCCATGATCACTGGTGACGCCCGTCCGGTGGCGGAGGCGGTCGCGGCGGAACTCGGCTTCCGGCCCGGAGTCGACGAGGTTTTCGCCGAGGTGCTGCCTGCGGAGAAGGACAGCCGGGTGGCCGAACTCCAGCGGCGGGGGTTGACAGTGGCGATGGTCGGCGACGGGGTGAACGATGCGCCGGCGTTGGCGCGTGCGGACGTGGGCATCGCCATCGGTGCGGGCACTGACGTCGCGATCGAGTCCGCCGGGGTGGTGCTGGCGTCCTCGGACCCGCGTGGGGTGGGTGCCGTGGTCCGCCTGTCCCGGGCGTCGTACCGGAAGATGCGGCAGAACCTCGCCTGGGCGGCCGGCTACAACGTGGTGGCGTTGCCGCTGGCAGCGGGAGTGCTGGCGGGGGCCGGTGTGGCGTTGAGCCCGGCGGTTGCCGCGCTGCTGATGTCGGCGTCCACCATCGTGGTGGCGCTCAACGCACAGTTGCTGCGCCGGGTCAGGCTCGGGCCGGCAGCGGACTGA
- a CDS encoding YibE/F family protein — MGSDHSHSAPPAPPRVRRILVATVVPLFVATVLAAVVLWPRDGSPQTDGGADVPRYHGTVTRVVTEPCPPAPTPEGGPSAGPCGTVDVRVEDGPNAGQQVQTPIPAGPGAPRVEVGDDVIMVELTDPTDPAASSWNIAEHQRGTPLLWLAVVFAAAIVAFGRWRGLAALAGLAASFAILLTFVLPGIAAGGSPLLVAVVGAALIMFVVLYLTHGVTAQTSVAVLGTLGSLILTGVLATIATAATNLTGFGSEDATTLSMFQADVDLHGLLLAGIIIGSLGVLDDVTVTQAATVTELANANPGLSRLQLYRAATRVGRAHIASTVNTIVLAYAGASLPLLLLLTADTRPITQILTSEFLAQEIVRSAVATLGLIAAVPLTTGLAALVTAAGSTPTGDAPRPRPERADVLAALSRPRAGRPDPEHTPPPSTATDQWPEPDRSTKTAW; from the coding sequence TTGGGTTCCGACCACAGCCATTCCGCGCCACCCGCCCCGCCGCGGGTGCGACGGATCCTCGTCGCGACGGTGGTGCCGCTCTTCGTGGCCACCGTCCTCGCGGCGGTGGTGCTCTGGCCACGGGACGGGTCGCCGCAGACCGATGGCGGGGCGGACGTGCCGCGGTACCACGGCACCGTGACCCGGGTGGTTACCGAACCCTGCCCGCCGGCGCCGACACCCGAGGGCGGCCCGTCGGCCGGACCCTGCGGCACGGTGGACGTCCGCGTCGAGGACGGGCCGAACGCCGGCCAGCAGGTCCAGACCCCGATTCCCGCCGGGCCGGGCGCACCCCGGGTCGAGGTCGGCGACGACGTCATAATGGTCGAGCTGACCGACCCGACCGATCCCGCCGCCAGCAGTTGGAACATCGCCGAGCACCAGCGGGGAACGCCGCTGCTGTGGCTGGCGGTGGTCTTCGCCGCCGCGATCGTCGCGTTCGGCCGGTGGCGGGGCCTCGCCGCGCTGGCGGGGCTGGCGGCCAGCTTCGCCATCCTGCTCACCTTCGTGCTGCCGGGCATCGCCGCCGGTGGGTCACCGCTGCTGGTGGCGGTGGTCGGCGCCGCGCTCATCATGTTCGTGGTGCTCTATCTGACCCACGGGGTCACCGCACAGACCTCGGTCGCGGTCCTCGGCACCCTGGGGAGCCTGATCCTCACCGGCGTGCTCGCCACCATCGCCACGGCCGCCACCAACCTGACCGGCTTCGGCAGCGAGGACGCCACCACACTGTCGATGTTCCAGGCCGACGTGGACCTGCACGGCCTGCTGCTCGCCGGAATCATCATCGGCTCACTCGGCGTACTCGACGACGTGACTGTCACCCAGGCCGCCACCGTCACCGAGCTGGCGAACGCCAACCCGGGGCTGAGCCGGTTGCAGCTCTACCGGGCGGCCACGCGGGTCGGACGCGCCCACATCGCCTCCACGGTCAACACCATCGTCCTGGCGTACGCGGGCGCCTCGCTGCCGCTGCTGCTCCTGCTCACCGCCGACACACGACCCATCACACAGATCCTGACAAGCGAGTTCCTGGCGCAGGAGATCGTCCGCAGCGCGGTCGCCACGCTCGGCCTGATCGCCGCCGTACCGCTTACCACCGGGCTGGCCGCCCTGGTGACCGCCGCCGGGTCGACCCCGACCGGCGACGCGCCCCGGCCGCGACCGGAGCGAGCCGACGTACTGGCCGCCCTCAGCCGTCCACGCGCGGGCCGGCCCGACCCCGAGCACACCCCACCCCCATCCACCGCCACCGACCAGTGGCCAGAGCCGGACAGGAGCACGAAGACGGCATGGTGA
- a CDS encoding coiled-coil domain-containing protein: MTAPLRRWLTPVVAVIAALTVLAGPVPAHAAPTTPTPSGHEEDGEPKLLNDVIEQANRDYSAAKSKLDKSKKRQLELAIEVERARADLDALEPQVAQIAAQSYRTGRVGAMAMLLDSTAPDTFVKRAAALDELNMVNEKKLAEVNAVKSRAEQAKLALDTEVREQQKQTALMAKRKSEADKALSLVGGKGFTGGLVDATSPVARIGPGRTADGDWKPQSCSEDDPTTSGCVTPRTLHAYKEVRRAGFTRFVGCYRPGGPWEHPKGRACDWSLQKSGFSPWHNEDTRKYGNNVAAFLIRNADRLGIYYVIWNRQIWFPATGWSSYSGPSNHTDHVHMSLL, encoded by the coding sequence GTGACGGCACCCCTACGCCGCTGGTTGACACCTGTGGTGGCCGTGATCGCCGCACTGACCGTGCTCGCCGGGCCCGTACCGGCCCATGCCGCCCCCACGACCCCCACCCCGTCCGGGCACGAGGAGGACGGCGAGCCGAAGCTGCTCAACGACGTCATCGAGCAGGCCAACCGCGACTACTCCGCGGCAAAGTCCAAGCTGGACAAATCCAAGAAGCGACAGCTGGAGTTGGCGATCGAGGTCGAGCGGGCCAGGGCCGACCTGGACGCGTTGGAACCGCAGGTCGCGCAGATCGCCGCCCAGTCGTACCGCACCGGCCGCGTCGGCGCGATGGCGATGCTGCTGGACAGCACCGCCCCCGACACCTTCGTCAAGCGGGCCGCGGCGCTCGACGAGCTCAACATGGTCAACGAGAAGAAGCTCGCCGAGGTCAACGCGGTCAAGTCCCGCGCCGAGCAGGCCAAGCTGGCCCTCGACACGGAGGTCCGCGAGCAGCAGAAGCAGACAGCCCTGATGGCCAAGCGCAAGAGCGAGGCGGACAAGGCGCTCTCCCTCGTCGGCGGCAAGGGCTTCACAGGCGGTCTCGTGGACGCCACCTCGCCGGTCGCGAGGATCGGCCCGGGTCGCACCGCCGACGGCGACTGGAAGCCGCAGTCGTGCAGCGAGGACGACCCGACCACCTCCGGCTGCGTCACACCACGCACCCTGCACGCCTACAAGGAGGTCAGGCGGGCCGGCTTCACCCGGTTCGTCGGCTGCTACCGCCCCGGCGGGCCGTGGGAGCACCCGAAGGGCCGCGCCTGCGACTGGTCGCTTCAGAAGAGCGGCTTCTCCCCGTGGCACAACGAGGACACCCGCAAGTACGGCAACAACGTCGCCGCGTTCCTCATCCGCAACGCCGACCGACTCGGCATCTACTACGTGATCTGGAACCGGCAGATCTGGTTCCCGGCGACCGGGTGGAGCTCGTACAGCGGACCGTCGAACCACACCGACCACGTCCACATGTCACTGCTCTGA
- a CDS encoding carbonic anhydrase gives MSLSAMPGRQPGPQRATDQAPALTEPSRAYAELADGNRRFVSGAPRHPNQGAEHRAAVADGQHPFAVIVGCSDSRLAAEIIFDRGLGDLFVVRTAGHIVGPEVLGSVEYAVTVLGTPLVVVLGHDSCGAVQAAREAATTGTAPVGHLRAVVDAVLPSLRRATTEGVDDIDGIVDIHIAQTVETLLGQSPVLAEAVEQGRCAVVGMSYRLAIGGVRPVTAVPVGAATLDVPSVQDGPAATAAA, from the coding sequence ATGAGCCTTTCCGCAATGCCCGGTAGGCAGCCGGGTCCGCAGCGGGCCACCGATCAGGCACCGGCGCTCACCGAGCCGTCACGGGCGTACGCCGAGCTGGCCGACGGTAACCGGCGCTTCGTCAGCGGTGCTCCACGCCACCCCAACCAGGGCGCCGAACACCGGGCCGCTGTGGCCGACGGGCAGCACCCGTTCGCGGTGATCGTCGGCTGTTCCGACTCCCGGCTGGCTGCCGAGATCATCTTCGATCGGGGCCTGGGTGACCTCTTCGTGGTCCGTACGGCCGGGCACATCGTGGGCCCGGAGGTGCTGGGCAGCGTGGAGTACGCGGTGACAGTGCTCGGCACCCCGCTGGTGGTGGTGCTCGGTCACGACTCCTGCGGTGCCGTCCAGGCGGCCCGCGAGGCGGCCACCACCGGCACCGCACCCGTGGGGCACCTGCGCGCGGTGGTCGACGCGGTGCTGCCCAGCCTGCGGCGCGCCACGACCGAGGGTGTGGACGACATCGACGGCATCGTCGACATCCACATCGCGCAGACTGTCGAGACGCTGCTCGGACAGTCGCCGGTACTGGCCGAGGCGGTGGAGCAGGGCCGTTGCGCGGTGGTGGGAATGTCGTACCGCCTGGCCATCGGTGGGGTGCGTCCGGTGACCGCCGTGCCGGTCGGCGCCGCGACCCTCGACGTGCCGAGCGTCCAGGACGGCCCGGCCGCGACCGCCGCCGCCTGA
- a CDS encoding helix-turn-helix transcriptional regulator, with product MASTATADGSTGSGRNWTFLTNHGHVLLSIARDPTARLRDVAAEVGVTERAAQAIVADLEAGGYLHRTRVGRRNEYTLNPAGRFRHPAEAYRQVGDLLALFAEAPTEDAAHQP from the coding sequence ATGGCGAGCACGGCGACAGCCGACGGCAGCACAGGCAGCGGCCGGAACTGGACATTCCTCACCAACCACGGGCATGTGCTGCTGTCCATCGCCCGCGATCCCACCGCTCGGCTGCGGGACGTGGCGGCCGAGGTCGGCGTCACCGAACGCGCCGCCCAGGCCATCGTCGCCGACCTAGAGGCGGGCGGTTACCTGCACCGCACGCGGGTCGGGCGCCGCAACGAGTACACCCTCAACCCGGCCGGCCGGTTCCGGCACCCCGCCGAGGCGTACCGCCAGGTCGGTGACCTGCTCGCGCTCTTCGCCGAAGCGCCAACCGAGGACGCCGCACACCAGCCGTGA